DNA from Pseudocitrobacter corydidari:
CGCAGCCTGAATACCGATCTGTTTGAAATCGAACCGGCTACGCCTTATCCGGAAGACTATTTTCAGACCGTTGAACAGGCGAAAAAAGAGCGTGAGCGAGGCGTAAAACCGGCATTAAAAAATAGCGTTGCAGATATCTCACGCTACGAGACCGTGTATTTAGGCTTTCCGATCTGGGGGACCAGCGTGCCGCCTGTAGTGCAAGCATTTCTCAGCAGCCACAACCTTGCGGGCAAATTACTCATCCCCTTTATTACTCACGGTGGCTACGGTAAAGGAGACAGCGACGACATCCTTGCCAGTCTCGCCCCAACTGCGCGTCGGGAAAAACCGCTGGTCATTGAATGCGACCAGGAGCGAAGAACCACTGAAACGGTAACAAGTTGGTTAGAGACAATACGCAG
Protein-coding regions in this window:
- a CDS encoding flavodoxin, encoding MEHDPNRRMLITALAGLTLANVSFPSAATGTANVQGKSRVLVAYFSRSGNTRVIAGVIHRSLNTDLFEIEPATPYPEDYFQTVEQAKKERERGVKPALKNSVADISRYETVYLGFPIWGTSVPPVVQAFLSSHNLAGKLLIPFITHGGYGKGDSDDILASLAPTARREKPLVIECDQERRTTETVTSWLETIRS